In Pseudomonas saponiphila, the genomic stretch CGCCCTGGGCGAGCAGATGACCCTGGAGAACGCCCCGGCCGATGCCATGAGCGAGCTCAACCAGTTGCGGGGCATTCTTTACCTGTTCGAGGACACCGTGCCCTTTCTGGCTCGGCAGGTGGCCCGGGCCGCGCGCAATTACCTGGACGGGCTGCTGCCGCCGTTCTTCAAGGCCCTGGTGCAGCACACCGCCGACTCCAACTACTCCTGGCATACCCCGGGGCACGGCGGTGGCGTGGCTTATCGCAAGAGCCCGGTGGGGCAGGCGTTCCACCAGTTCTTCGGTGAGAACACCTTGCGTTCCGACCTGTCGGTATCGGTGCCGGAACTGGGCTCGCTGCTGGATCACACCGGGCCCCTGGCGGAGGCCGAGGCGCGAGCGGCACGCAACTTCGGCGCCGATCACACCTTTTTCGTGATCAACGGCACGTCCACCGCCAACAAGATCGTCTGGCACTCCATGGTCGGTCGCGACGATCTGGTGCTGGTGGATCGCAACTGCCACAAGTCGGTGTTGCACTCGATCATCATGACCGGGGCCATTCCCCTGTACCTGTGCCCGGAGCGCAACGAGCTGGGAATTATCGGCCCGATTCCCCTGAGCGAGTTCAGCCCCGAGTCGATCCAGGCCAAGATCGACGCCAGTCTGCTGACCCGTGGCCGCCCACCCAGGGTCAAGCTGGCGGTGGTCACCAACTCCACCTACGACGGCCTGTGCTACAACGCCGAACTGATCAAGCAGAGCCTGGGCAACAGCGTCGAGGTGCTGCACTTCGACGAGGCCTGGTACGCCTACGCGGCCTTCCACGAGTTCTTTTCCGGGCGCTATGGCATGGGCACCTCGCGCAGCGCCGACAGCCCGCTGGTGTTTACCACCCATTCCACCCACAAGCTGCTGGCGGCCTTCAGCCAGGCGTCGATGATCCATGTCCAGGACGGCGGCGCCCGGCAGCTGGACCGGGACCGGTTCAACGAAGCGTTCATGATGCATATCTCCACGTCGCCGCAATACAGCATCATCGCCTCGCTGGATGTGGCCTCGGCGATGATGGAAGGGCCGGCGGGGCGCTCGCTGCTGCAGGAAATGTTCGATGAGGCCCTGAGTTTCCGCCGGGCCCTGGCCAACCTGCGCCAGCACATCGCCGCCGATGACTGGTGGTTCTCGATCTGGCAGCCGGAGCGCGTCGAAGGCATCGATCAGGTGCGCACCGTTGACTGGCTGCTGGAGCCCGAAGGAGAGTGGCACGGCTTCGCCGGCGTCACCGACGACTACGTGCTGCTGGACCCGATCAAGGTGACCCTGGTGATGCCCGGGCTGACAGCCGGCGGGGCCCTGAGCGAGCACGGGATTCCGGCGGCGGTGGTCAGCAAGTTTCTCTGGGAGCGCGGGCTGGTGGTGGAAAAGACCGGGCTCTATTCGTTCCTGGTGCTGTTCTCCATGGGCATCACCAAGGGCAAGTGGAGCACGCTGCTCACCGAGCTGCTGGAGTTCAAGCGCAACTACGATGCCAATGTCAGCCTCGCCAGTTGCCTGCCCAGCGTCGCCAGCCAGGACCCGCAGCGCTATCAGGGCATGGGTTTGCAGGACCTGTGCGACCAGTTGCATGCATGTTACCGCAGCAACGCCACCGCCAAGCACCTCAAGCGCATGTACACGGTGCTGCCGGAGGTGGCGATGAAACCCGCCGATGCCTACGACCAACTGGTGCGGGGCGAGGTCGAGGCAGTCTCCATCGATCAATTGCAAGGGCGTATCGCCGCGGTGATGCTGGTGCCCTATCCGCCGGGCATCCCGTTGATCATGCCCGGCGAGCGCTTCACCGAGTCGACCCGCTCGATCATCGATTACCTGGCTTTCGCCCGGGCCTTCGACAGCAGCTTCCCGGGCTTTGTCGCCGATGTGCACGGCCTGCAGCATGAGGATCTGGGCGACGGGCGCCACTACACCGTCGATTGCATCAAGGCATGAGGAGTTTTCCCGCTATGCAGCCTGTTGTGAACCCCGTGCACCCGGGGCTGGCGATTCGTGTGGCCGACCAGGGGTTCGCCGCCTATGTCTGGGGCAGTGATTTCAGCTTCGAGGTCAACGCCTACGCCGAGCCCGCGCCAGGACTGGCTGTGGCGGACTGGCCGCTGCGCAAGGTCGTGCCGTATCGCAAGTGCTATGGCATCGATCCCGAGGAATTTGGCAGCTACCGCAATGCCGCGGACAGCGAGATCTTCATGGCCTATCTCGACGACCAGCCCGTGGGGCATGTGGTGGTCAGCACCAACTGGAACGGCTATGGGCATGTCGACGAGCTGGCCGTGCATGCACCGGCCCGACGCCATGGCGTGGCCCGGGCGCTGCTGGAGGTGGCGCAGTTCTGGAGTCGCAAGAAGCAGTTGCCGGGGGTGATGCTGGAAACCCAGAACAACAACCTGGGAGCCTGTCGCTTGTACGAGCGTTGCGGCTATGTGCTGGGCGGGGTGGATCACATGCGTTATCGCGGCATCGATCCGCAGACCCGCGAAGTGGCGATCTTCTGGTATCACCTGTTTGCCGATCAACCCCAGGTCCGCCAGCCTTAGCTCGCCAGCAGCGCCTCGGCCTGTTGCGTCAGCAGTTCCAGCAGGGCATTGAGCAGGGGCGAGACTTCGCTGCCCTGGCGGCGCAGGGCATACAGGGTGACGCCGATCGGCGGCGACAGCGGGCAGGCATCGAGCCCGGCACCGCGGGCGCCGACGGCGGTGAAGGGGTCGACAATGGCCAGCCCTTCGCCGGCTTCCACCAGGCTGCGCATCATCTGATAGGTCTGCACCCGGGTCTGGATCACCGGACTTGGCCGCAGATTCTGCAATTTGCTGGCGAGCATCACGCTCAGCGGGTCCTGGCCTTCCAGGCCGAGCATGGCCTGGCCGGCCAGATCCTGCAGGGCGACGTATTTCTGCCGGGGCTGCAGCCAGCCATGGGGGGCCAGCAGGAACAGCTTGCCCTGGGCCAGGGCCTGGCTGTGGATGTCCGGGTGTTCGGGGTCATGCAGGCTCAGGCCCAGGTCGCAATCGCGCAGCAGCAGGCGCTCGACCATGTCCCGGGTGCCGTAACTGAGGAGGCTGCAAGGGGTATCGGGAAAGCGCCGGCGCAGGGCGGCGATGCACTGGGGCAGCAGTTGCTGGACCAGCGGCGCGGTGCCGATGATGCGCAGCGGCGGTGCCTGGTGAAAGCGCAAGCTGTCGGCCAGGCGTTGCAGCGGCTCGAAGGCGTCATAGACCCGAGTGATCGCCGGTTGCAGCTCACGGGCTTCGCGGGTGGCCTGCAAGCGTCCGCGCACGCTGGCGAACAGCATGAACCCCAAGTGGCTTTCGGCATCGCGCAGCAAGGCCTCGACCTCGGCCACCGAGAGCTGCAGCAGCTCGGCGGCGGTGCCCAGGTGGGCGGTTTGCAGGAGGGCCTGAATCACTTCGATATGACGTAGACGCATGCTTGAAGTCCATCTCCAGCCGTTGGGCGGTCAAGCATCGAATCCTACCCCAACTGCGGGTCCGGAATCTGTAGCCGCCCCCCTTGGCCGGACCGGACCGCCGGAGCCGGGTGCGTCTATTCGGTGACGTAGGTTTCTGGCTCACGAACGATGGTTACATCCGATTGCACCAGCAGGAACTGATTGTCGTCGAGCTTGCGCACCCGGTCGCCAATTGCCAGGCGGTAGGTGGTGACGGGTTCCGAGCCGGTCGTACCGTCCTGCGCGGGCATGGATTCCTGGAACTCGTGCACTGAATACACCCGTCCTTCGGCATCTCTTGCATGGAATTGTCCGACAAGTACTGCAGCCATCTTTAGAGCCTCTGGAGATAAAACACGCAAATTTCGCTGCTGTAGACCCGATGGGCGCCGGGGAAGTTTTGCCGCCTGGAAAAAATAATCCACGGTCGCCCCCGGCGGTGGGGTACGGCAGGATTTATCTGCGCAAATGGCGCTCGCGGGGTAGCGGGCACCCCCCGGGCTCATCTATAACTAGCACCTTCTTCACGCCAAGGGTTGGAAACTCCAATGAGCAATGTCTACAAGGTTGCAGTGCTGGTCGGCAGTCTGAGAGCGCAGTCCCTGAACCGTAAGGTCGCCCTGGCTCTGGCCGAGCTGGCTCCGGCGAACCTGCAGTTGGGCATCGTCGAGATCGGCGATCTGCCGCTCTATAACGAAGACATCGATGGGACGCCGCCGGCGACCTACACCCGCTTTCGCGAGCAGATCGCGGCCGCCGATGCGCTGTTGTTCGTCACCCCGGAATACAACCGTTCGGTGCCGGCGGCTCTGAAAAACGCCATCGACGTTGGCTCGCGGCCCTATGGCAAGAGTGCCTGGGGCGGCAAGCCGGGCGCGGTGATCAGCGTGTCCCCGGGGGCCATCGGCGGCTTCGGTGCCAACCACCACCTGCGCCAGTCCCTGGTGTTCCTCAATGTGCCGTGCATGCAGCAGCCCGAAGCCTACCTGGGCGGCGCGGGTTCGGCGTTCGATGATACGGGCAAGCTGTCGGAGGCCACCCGGCCGTTCCTGCAGAGTTTCATCAACGCCTACGGCCAATGGGTCGAGCAACAGAAGAAAGCCTGAACACCTTCCTCCCTTCACATTCCCCTGCTGTTGCAGGAGCCGGCTTGCCGGCGAGCAGGTTCCTGAGCCTCATGGAGGCCTCGGGGGCAGCTTCGCCGGCAAGCCGCTTCCTATGCTGGTCAGCTTTTTTATTCAAGATTCCTTAATCATGTTGATTGCAGTATCGATCTTCCTGCTGACCATCACCCTGGTGATCTGGCAGCCCAAAGGCCTCGGCGTCGGCTGGAGCGCGGTGTTTGGCGCGCTCCTGGCGCTGCTGTGTGGCGTGGTGCAACTGGCCGACATCCCGGTGGTGTGGCAAATCATCTGGAACGCCACCGGCACCTTCGTCGCGCTGATCATCATCAGCCTGCTGCTGGACGAGGCCGGGTTCTTCGCCTGGGCCGCCTTGCACGTGGCGCGCTGGGGGCGCGGCAGGGGGCGACGCTTGTTCGCCTTCATGGTGTTGCTCGGCGCCCTGGTGTCGGCGCTGTTCGCCAACGACGGCGCGGCGCTGATCCTCACCCCCATCGTCATTTCCATGCTGCTGGCCTTGCGCTTTTCTGCCGCTACCACCCTGGCATTCGTCATGGGGGCGGGCTTCATCGCCGACACCGCGAGCCTGCCGCTGGTGGTGTCGAACCTGGTGAATATCGTCTCGGCGGACTTTTTCAAGATCGGCTTCAACCGCTATGCGGCCGTGATGCTGCCGGTCAACCTGGTGAGCGTTGCCGCGACCCTGGCGGTGCTGCTGTGGTTTTTCCGCCGGGACATCCCCGAGCAGTACGACCCACGGCAGTTGGCCGATCCGGCCAGTGCCATTCATGACCGGGCGACTTTCATGGCCGGCTGGTGGGTATTGCTGATTCTGCTGCTGGGCTGTTTTGCCCTGGAGCCGCTGGGGATTCCCATCAGCGCCATTTCCGCGGTCTGCGCCACCTTGCTGTTGGTGATCGCGGCGCGTGGGCACAAGATCTCCACCCGCAAGGTGCTCAAGGAAGCGCCCTGGCAGATCGTGATTTTTTCCCTGGGCATGTACCTGGTGGTATACGGCTTGCGCAATGCCGGGCTGACCGGGCACTTGGCCGCCTGGCTCGATGCCTTTGCCGGCGGCGGAATCTGGGGCGCGGCCCTGGGCACCGGCTTGCTGACCGCCGGGTTGTCGTCGGTGATGAACAACCTGCCGACGGTGCTGATCGGTGCCTTGTCCATCGATGCCAGCCAAGCCACCGGGGTGGTCAAGGAGGCGATGATCTACGCCAACGTCATCGGCAGCGACCTGGGGCCGAAGATCACCCCCATCGGCAGCCTGGCGACCCTGCTCTGGCTGCATGTGCTGGAGCGCAAGGGCATTCATATTGGCTGGGGGTATTACTTCCGGGTCGGCGTCGTGCTCACCGTGCCGGTGCTGCTGGTGACCCTGGTGGCCCTGGCGTTGCGGCTTTCCCTGGTGTAGCGAAACCTCAGGGCGGGAGCCGGC encodes the following:
- a CDS encoding Orn/Lys/Arg decarboxylase N-terminal domain-containing protein codes for the protein MYKDLQFPILIVHRDIKADTVAGDRVRGIARELEKDGFSIFSAVNYAEGRLVAATHHGLACMLIAAEGAGENTHLLQNMVELIRLARVRAPLLPIFALGEQMTLENAPADAMSELNQLRGILYLFEDTVPFLARQVARAARNYLDGLLPPFFKALVQHTADSNYSWHTPGHGGGVAYRKSPVGQAFHQFFGENTLRSDLSVSVPELGSLLDHTGPLAEAEARAARNFGADHTFFVINGTSTANKIVWHSMVGRDDLVLVDRNCHKSVLHSIIMTGAIPLYLCPERNELGIIGPIPLSEFSPESIQAKIDASLLTRGRPPRVKLAVVTNSTYDGLCYNAELIKQSLGNSVEVLHFDEAWYAYAAFHEFFSGRYGMGTSRSADSPLVFTTHSTHKLLAAFSQASMIHVQDGGARQLDRDRFNEAFMMHISTSPQYSIIASLDVASAMMEGPAGRSLLQEMFDEALSFRRALANLRQHIAADDWWFSIWQPERVEGIDQVRTVDWLLEPEGEWHGFAGVTDDYVLLDPIKVTLVMPGLTAGGALSEHGIPAAVVSKFLWERGLVVEKTGLYSFLVLFSMGITKGKWSTLLTELLEFKRNYDANVSLASCLPSVASQDPQRYQGMGLQDLCDQLHACYRSNATAKHLKRMYTVLPEVAMKPADAYDQLVRGEVEAVSIDQLQGRIAAVMLVPYPPGIPLIMPGERFTESTRSIIDYLAFARAFDSSFPGFVADVHGLQHEDLGDGRHYTVDCIKA
- a CDS encoding GNAT family N-acetyltransferase, translated to MQPVVNPVHPGLAIRVADQGFAAYVWGSDFSFEVNAYAEPAPGLAVADWPLRKVVPYRKCYGIDPEEFGSYRNAADSEIFMAYLDDQPVGHVVVSTNWNGYGHVDELAVHAPARRHGVARALLEVAQFWSRKKQLPGVMLETQNNNLGACRLYERCGYVLGGVDHMRYRGIDPQTREVAIFWYHLFADQPQVRQP
- a CDS encoding LysR substrate-binding domain-containing protein; this translates as MRLRHIEVIQALLQTAHLGTAAELLQLSVAEVEALLRDAESHLGFMLFASVRGRLQATREARELQPAITRVYDAFEPLQRLADSLRFHQAPPLRIIGTAPLVQQLLPQCIAALRRRFPDTPCSLLSYGTRDMVERLLLRDCDLGLSLHDPEHPDIHSQALAQGKLFLLAPHGWLQPRQKYVALQDLAGQAMLGLEGQDPLSVMLASKLQNLRPSPVIQTRVQTYQMMRSLVEAGEGLAIVDPFTAVGARGAGLDACPLSPPIGVTLYALRRQGSEVSPLLNALLELLTQQAEALLAS
- a CDS encoding NADPH-dependent FMN reductase, with the translated sequence MSNVYKVAVLVGSLRAQSLNRKVALALAELAPANLQLGIVEIGDLPLYNEDIDGTPPATYTRFREQIAAADALLFVTPEYNRSVPAALKNAIDVGSRPYGKSAWGGKPGAVISVSPGAIGGFGANHHLRQSLVFLNVPCMQQPEAYLGGAGSAFDDTGKLSEATRPFLQSFINAYGQWVEQQKKA
- a CDS encoding arsenic transporter, with amino-acid sequence MLIAVSIFLLTITLVIWQPKGLGVGWSAVFGALLALLCGVVQLADIPVVWQIIWNATGTFVALIIISLLLDEAGFFAWAALHVARWGRGRGRRLFAFMVLLGALVSALFANDGAALILTPIVISMLLALRFSAATTLAFVMGAGFIADTASLPLVVSNLVNIVSADFFKIGFNRYAAVMLPVNLVSVAATLAVLLWFFRRDIPEQYDPRQLADPASAIHDRATFMAGWWVLLILLLGCFALEPLGIPISAISAVCATLLLVIAARGHKISTRKVLKEAPWQIVIFSLGMYLVVYGLRNAGLTGHLAAWLDAFAGGGIWGAALGTGLLTAGLSSVMNNLPTVLIGALSIDASQATGVVKEAMIYANVIGSDLGPKITPIGSLATLLWLHVLERKGIHIGWGYYFRVGVVLTVPVLLVTLVALALRLSLV